AAAATTTCGAGGGACATTCTGATGCAGTCCCTTCCTAAAACGATTCCTTATGTAAAAAACTTAGAGATACAAATTTTTATCCAACCTATGAAAGATGTGGGAGGTGATTTTTACGAATACTTCTCGCCCAATCCTTATGAACTGGGAATTGTTCTTTGTGATGTTTCTGGACATGGAATTCCTGCTTCCCTGATTTCTGCGATGGGAAAGGTTGCCTTTACAACGCAAAAAAATAATATATCTTCCCCGAAACAAGTTTTAGAAGGGATGAACCGTGTGTTATACGGAAATTGTACACCACAGTATGTCACTGCTTCTTATGTGTATCTCAATACATCTACGAAAGTTTGGCGATTCGGTAGAGCAGGACACCCCAGTGCTTACCTGCAGCGTGCGAGTGGAGAAATTATTAAAGTCCATCCCAAAGGAAAAATCATAGGAGTTTTTTCTGAAATTCAAATGGAAGAAATTACCTACCCAGTGGAACCCAAAGATAGAATCCTCATCTTAAGTGATGGAGTATTGGAATGTTTTCATCCCGACGGAACCATGTATGGAGAAGCGGGTCTTCTTGAATTTTTAAAAGCCAACCGCGAAATACCGAATCATCTTTTTAAAATAAAACTCATCCAAGATTTGGAGTCATTTTCTAAAAGAGAAATAAAAGACTGGGACGACGACCTAACCTTTATTTTTCTGGAATTGGTATGACAAAAAGTTACGAACTCCTGGATTCAGGTGACCTATCCAAATTAGAAATCGTTGGCGGATACAAACTCCATCGTTCTTCCCCTACTTCTGCTTATGGAAAAGAAACTCCTGAAATTTGGAACGATCTCCACGCTCATTATATCAAAAATGACTCGGGTTCGGGGCATTGGAATTTTCAAAAAAAAGTTCCTGAAAGTTTTACCATCGAATTTTCTAAGTTAACATTCAAAATCAAACTCACACCCTTTGGCCATATTGGCCTTTTCCCCGAACAAGAAACCAATTGGAACCGCATCCGAGAGATTGGAAAAAAGAAACAAGGCCTAGAAGTTCTAAACCTTTTTGCTTATTCTGGTGGCTCCACACTCGCCTGTCTGGATGCTGGGATGAGTGTCTGCCATGTGGATGCCTCCAAAGGGATGGTGGACTGGGCCCGGGAAAATGCCAAACTTTCAGGACTCGATTCGAAACCTGTGCGTTGGATAGTCGATGATGTCATGAAATTCATCCGTCGTGAAATCAAACGGGGAAAAAAATACCAAGGTCTCATCCTTGACCCTCCCAGTTTCGGTCGTGGATCCAAAGGAGAGGTTTGGAAAATTGAAGAAAACTTAAGTGAACTGATGGATGCGCTGATGGAACTTTCCGACTCCAAACCAGAATTTGTGATCCTCAGTTGTCATAGCCAAGGGTTTAGTCCTTTGACCTTAGAAAGAATTTTATCTTCACGAATCAAAACCAAAGGGAACTATCAAACCTCTGAATTATTCATTCCAGAAAAATCGGGAAAAAAATACCCAGCTGGATTTTGTACTTTCTTCTCCAAATAAATCAGGCAATTCTAAAGATCCCAATCCTGTTATATGCCAAATAGAAGACAATACATCACTAGT
This region of Leptospira montravelensis genomic DNA includes:
- a CDS encoding class I SAM-dependent methyltransferase, which encodes MTKSYELLDSGDLSKLEIVGGYKLHRSSPTSAYGKETPEIWNDLHAHYIKNDSGSGHWNFQKKVPESFTIEFSKLTFKIKLTPFGHIGLFPEQETNWNRIREIGKKKQGLEVLNLFAYSGGSTLACLDAGMSVCHVDASKGMVDWARENAKLSGLDSKPVRWIVDDVMKFIRREIKRGKKYQGLILDPPSFGRGSKGEVWKIEENLSELMDALMELSDSKPEFVILSCHSQGFSPLTLERILSSRIKTKGNYQTSELFIPEKSGKKYPAGFCTFFSK